The Sulfurihydrogenibium azorense Az-Fu1 genome contains the following window.
TCTAAAAACACCACATCAGGCTCAGCTTTTTCAATCTTTTCCAGTGCTTGCTGTTTACTTTCAGCTTCTCCTACAATCTCTACACTATGAATTTTTTGTAAAAATCTTTTTAACCTCTCACGGGCTAAATACTCATCTTCAACGATAAAAACTCTCATCTTTTACACCTCCTACGGCTTAAACACAGCCAAATAAATAACTACTAAACCTGCTATCACCAAAGGAAAAGTAATAGCAAGTATAAATTTATCGTAGATTAAATACCATCTTTCGTTTTTAACGTACTTAAATACCATTATACCGTTTACAACTTCAAGGGGTAGAAAAAAGCCAAAAACTATTAAAATCTTGTACTTTAGCCAACTACTTTCTAAGGTCAAACCTCCATGAAAAACCATACCCAACCCAAAAACTACAACAAACCCAAAAAATAAAAGCTCAAAAACAGTCAAAAATCTGTAAAAACTTCTAATTTCTTCCTGATTTGATAAATCTTTTTTTATAAAAGTTTTATACAGTAAATAAATCCCTAATGAAGATGTAGAAGAAACCCAACCTATAACGGAAAGTATATGAAAGTACTTAAAAAGAAGGTACATGGGGGTTAAACCCCATGCCTTACTTTACTTACCACCAAATAGCGTACCAAGGTAGAAAACCACTCCTATTCCTATAATGTGAACAATCCACCAACCTATCCTTAGAAACCTAAAAGCCTCTGGTAGTTGCATGGTACTTACCTCCCTATTTTAATTACACTAAAAGGTTAATCTTTTGTAAAAGGTATAACAATCTGTTTAATTACGTTTCATGTTATGTTTTTGTAAGTACATATAAAAATCAACCAACTTTTTTGTTATCTTAGATTTTAAAAAGCAGGAGTAATCTATGTTTGAAGAAAGGTTAGAGAAACTAAACAACTTACCAGATAACCTATCAGGAAAGTACATTCTTTACTCTATGGAAGCTTCCTTAAGGGAAGATTTTAACTTTAGCCTTGAGTTTGCCATACAAAAAGCAAATAAACTAAATAAACCTCTTTTAGTTAGCTTTTTTATAACAGACAAATACAAACACTCAAATCAAAGGTACTACAAATTTATGATAGAAGGGATTTTAAAAACAAAAAAAGCTATAGAAGAAAGGGGAATAAAGTTTGTGATACAAAAAGATGACTACGTCAATGGAACTTTAAAACTATCTAAAGAAGCTGTATGTATAGTATTAGACAAAAACTATCTAAAAACCCAAAGAAAGTGGAGAGAGAATATAGCTAAGGCTTCCCAAGTGGCAGTTTACCAGCTTGAAAATGATGTAGTAGTCCCTATACAGGTAGTGTCAGACAAACCTATCCCTTACGCATACTTGTATAGAGATAGATTAAACAAAGTGATAGACAGATTTTTAAAACCTGTTGAAAAAATAGATTTGAAAGTAAACTCTAAAGACTTGGATGTTGAAAGTTTAGAGTTTAAAACACCAGATGAGTTTTTAAGTATACTAAATATAGACAAAACTGTTAGTACTGTGGATAAATACTTTGTAGGTGGGTATGACGAAGCTGAAAAAAGACTGAAAGAGTTTATAGAGAAAAAACTTTATAAATACAAAGAGTTTAGGTCAGACCCTTCAAAGGATTACACTTCAAACCTTAGTCCTTACCTACATTTTGGACAGATTTCACCCCTTAAGATTGTGTTAGAGGTTTTAAAACATTACGATAAAAACGATGAGAATGTAGTGTCATTCTTCAATGAACTTATAGTGTGGAGAGAGTTGTCAAGGAACTTTTGCTGGTACAATCCACTGTACAACCAGTATGAAGGTATTCCTCAGTGGGCAAGGCAGACTCTTGAGGAACATAAAAAGGATAAAAGAGACTATGTATATTCTTTGCAAGAGTTTGAAGAAGCTAAAACCCACGACCCATACTGGAACGCTGCACAAAAAGAACTTTTAAAAACAGGAAAGATACATAACTATATGAGAATGTACTGGGCTAAAAAGATAATAGAGTGGACAGAAGATCCAAAACAAGCCTTTGATATTGCTTGCTACCTTAACGACAAGTACGCTTTAGATGGAAGAGATCCTAACGGCTATGGAGGAATATCTTGGTGTTTTGGCACTTTTGATAGACCTTGGCAGGAGAGGAAAGTTTTTGGGAAAATAAGGTATATGAACGACAAAGGTTTAGAGAGAAAGTTTGATGTAAAATTTTATATGTTTAAAACAGACAGGAGCTAACTATGGAGTTTGAAAAAATATTTAAAAGCCTTCCTGAAGGAAACTATACCCACGCACTTATTCCAAGACCTACAGCCGTAGTTTGTG
Protein-coding sequences here:
- a CDS encoding deoxyribodipyrimidine photo-lyase produces the protein MFEERLEKLNNLPDNLSGKYILYSMEASLREDFNFSLEFAIQKANKLNKPLLVSFFITDKYKHSNQRYYKFMIEGILKTKKAIEERGIKFVIQKDDYVNGTLKLSKEAVCIVLDKNYLKTQRKWRENIAKASQVAVYQLENDVVVPIQVVSDKPIPYAYLYRDRLNKVIDRFLKPVEKIDLKVNSKDLDVESLEFKTPDEFLSILNIDKTVSTVDKYFVGGYDEAEKRLKEFIEKKLYKYKEFRSDPSKDYTSNLSPYLHFGQISPLKIVLEVLKHYDKNDENVVSFFNELIVWRELSRNFCWYNPLYNQYEGIPQWARQTLEEHKKDKRDYVYSLQEFEEAKTHDPYWNAAQKELLKTGKIHNYMRMYWAKKIIEWTEDPKQAFDIACYLNDKYALDGRDPNGYGGISWCFGTFDRPWQERKVFGKIRYMNDKGLERKFDVKFYMFKTDRS